A single Denticeps clupeoides chromosome 7, fDenClu1.1, whole genome shotgun sequence DNA region contains:
- the camsap3 gene encoding calmodulin-regulated spectrin-associated protein 3 isoform X4, whose amino-acid sequence MSVGAMETVSVVRAASGAQLLGGGANWETALLCWVNELNQKLRQMTDAPHSKHTQASAEPEPVQPSCPTRWYWKLVPLRYRKDKMLSKQKPVFPVVAEVKDLSTGCAIAAVVHYYCPGLLRLEDVCMKESMSVADRLYNLQLIREFCESCLKSCCPLVLEDLLYTPPELRVNIMSFLAELLGWFEIQKPEFVQPIQTGELTDVSDWSRIVPSSNSCSPSIFKKPFLPISTSVSAVSGSLTQSTSMSHVEAAGKTWTRKPLSRPLSSAVSFSIPFGLDSDVDIVMGKSVSAITRSVSSDNVSPAVLSMTRLPYTPPECKSPGPNGSHRASWATQTASVPLLVEENGLEESETGEVPTIEEALQIIHNESKMEPRSHPEGAPDGFYLHSADDPANPRHNLSCSAPTRTGMMYRPSGEPAREAGRTRHTSEGSRDDDSVLRDGSVDSDASEDLPKTHSTPATPAYRTHGSDTPDSGIRMTSFAERKKKLVPEAARPNPQPPTAPQMTTWAAKSPNQSPAVNPDLGARLEEKRKAIEAQKKRIEAIFAKHRQRLGKSAFLQLQKEQNEGDELAEGEVNTSSTEEDLKQLPLEGPVGTKGEGPMQCPLVEDDGNVKPPSQLDQGGGEKGSESLGNYNNAVSKLNAALSSLQNDMQRLSEQQKQLMQKKAAAPSAQSWVVPQSHGTRASAAAPRRLSRESTRDLTSASSSPSPSRRLVSQAPPAKSPQASHRRAQSAPPKSPKQQQQQQHPTRPLDLKVPAFTRVLTPPQSVDTIPHLRRVTPWQCQVQTSSSFSIGQPASLGDLHGMSPLPRPPEDNCSDAGSGDDHTVFSLDLEGSATPRKGRPAGGSSSGAPSECSFESDVPVAAYNGKRGSLIEISLASLRGLEGEDGDREPERLSDSMSDQTEPEVKSGVGFFFKDEARPEDEMAQRRAALLEKQQKRTEEMKRRKLEQEREREARSASGDEVRPQTPCTPPPSRTPPPEGTPQRRGHFTREEYKLREQLKIMEDLDKVLRQKPTTVRGVKKQRPKTVFHDDSALSRSPAKGFMGSKLNKVYSHSSGNLASMANDSGTLSVRKSSSRSHSPSRLMSPSRLATQNGEKDWENGSTISSPASIPEYTGPKLYKEPSFKSNKFIIHNAISRCCLAGKVNEPQKNKIVEEMEKSSANHFLILFRDSSCQFRAVYTMNPETEEMVRLTGIGPRVISPSMVESIYKYSSDRKQFTAIPSKTMSMSVDAFTIPGHLWQSKRPGTPKKPGTPK is encoded by the exons ACGTGTGCATGAAGGAGTCCATGTCTGTGGCTGACCGCCTCTACAACCTGCAGCTGATCCGGGAGTTCTGTGAGAGCTGCCTGAAAAGCTGCTGCCCCCTAGTGCTGGAGGACCTTCTCTACACCCCACCTGAACTCCGG GTTAACATCATGAGCTTTCTGGCGGAGCTCTTAGGATGGTTTGAGATTCAGAAGCCCGAGTTTGTTCAACCCATACAGACTGGAGAGCTGACAG ATGTCTCGGACTGGAGTAGAATAGTACCCAGCAGCAACAG CTGCTCGCCTTCCATTTTCAAAAAGCCTTTTCTGCCCATCTCTACTTCCGTGTCGGCGGTGTCAG GATCTCTGACTCAGTCTACCTCAATGTCTCACGTAGAGGCTGCAGGAAAAACGTGGACAAGGAAGCCTCTCAG CCGACCACTGTCCTCAGCTGTGTCCTTCAGCATCCCCTTTGGTCTGGACAGTGATGTGGACATTGTCATGGGGAAGTCAGTGAGCGCCATCACTCGTTCTGTCAGCTCCGACAATGTGAGCCCTGCTGTACTGTCCATGACGCGGCTGCCCTACACCCCTCCGGAGTGTAAATCGCCGGGGCCCAACGGCTCCCATAGAGCCTCCTGGGCCACACAGACTGCGTCGGTGCCCTTACTGGTGGAGGAGAACGGCCTGGAGGAGAGCGAGACAGGCGAGGTTCCGACCATAGAGGAGGCCCTGCAGATTATCCACAACGAAAGCAAGATGGAGCCGCGGTCTCACCCCGAGGGTGCTCCCGACGGCTTCTACCTGCACTCCGCTGACGATCCCGCCAACCCTCGTCACAATCTCAGCTGCTCCGCCCCTACCCGCACGGGAATGATGTACCGCCCGAGCGGGGAACCTGCACGTGAGGCTGGCCGCACCAGACACACATCCGAGGGCTCGCGGGACGACGACTCGGTCCTGCGTGACGGCAGCGTGGACTCCGACGCCTCGGAGGACCTCCCCAAAACCCATTCCACCCCTGCCACACCCGCTTACAGAACACATGGATCGGACACGCCTGACAGCGGCATCCGCATGACTAGCTTCGccgagaggaagaagaaactgGTCCCTGAAGCAGCTCGCCCCAACCCTCAACCCCCCACGGCACCACAGATGACCACCTGGGCAGCCAAGAGCCCAAACCAGAGCCCGGCTGTCAACCCTGATCTCGGGGCGCGGCTGGAGGAGAAGCGCAAGGCCATCGAGGCCCAGAAGAAGCGCATCGAAGCCATCTTTGCCAAGCACCGGCAGCGGCTCGGTAAAAGTGCcttcctgcagctgcagaagGAGCAGAACGAAGGGGACGAATTGGCTGAGGGAGAGGTCAACACGTCCTCCACGGAAGAGGACCTGAAGCAGCTGCCGCTGGAGGGACCGGTCGGTACGAAGGGAGAGGGACCGATGCAGTGCCCCCTGGTGGAAGACGATGGAAATGTGAAGCCTCCGTCCCAGCTCGACCAGGGCGGAGGAGAAAAGGGCTCCGAGTCCCTGGGCAACTACAACAACGCCGTGTCCAAACTCAACGCCGCTCTCAGCTCGCTGCAGAACGACATGCAGCGGCTGTCCgagcagcagaagcagctgaTGCAGAAGAAGGCCGCCGCGCCCAGCGCTCAGTCCTGGGTCGTTCCGCAAAGCCATGGCACCAGAGCCTCCGCCGCTGCCCCTCGGCGCCTGTCCCGGGAGTCCACCCGTGACCTCACCTCCGCCTCCTCGTCGCCATCGCCCTCCCGCAGGCTGGTCAGCCAGGCCCCGCCTGCCAAGTCTCCGCAGGCGTCTCATCGCCGGGCGCAGTCGGCACCCCCCAAAAGCcccaagcagcagcagcagcagcagcacccaACGCGGCCGCTGGACCTGAAGGTGCCCGCCTTCACGCGCGTCCTCACCCCGCCTCAGAGCGTGGACACCATCCCCCACCTACGCAGGGTCACTCCGTGGCAGTGCCAGGTCCAGACCTCGTCCTCCTTCAGCATCGGCCAGCCGGCCAGCCTCGGCGACCTCCACGGCATGTCCCCTCTTCCCCGCCCCCCGGAGGACAACTGCTCGGATGCAGGCTCCGGCGACGACCACACCGTCTTCAGCCTGGACCTGGAGGGCAGCGCCACGCCCAGGAAAGGGCGCCCTGCCGGCGGCAGCAGCTCCGGCGCCCCCTCCGAGTGCTCCTTCGAGAGCGACGTCCCTGTCGCCGCCTACAACGGGAAGAGAGGAAGCCTGATCGAGATCTCCCTGGCCTCACTGCGGGGGCTGGAAGGGGAGGACGGCGACAGAGAACCTGAGCGTTTATCTGACTCCATGAGCGACCAGACCGAGCCAGAAGTCAAGTCTGGAGTTGGGTTCTTCTTTAAG GACGAGGCTCGGCCAGAGGATGAGATGGCGCAGCGCCGAGCCGCTCTGCTGGAGAAGCAGCAGAAGAGGACTGAGGAGATGAAAAGGCGTAAACTGGAGCAGGAGCGCGAGAGGGAGGCCAG gTCCGCCTCTGGGGATGAAGTCAGGCCCCAGACTCCGTGCACCCCGCCTCCTTCCCGAACCCCACCTCCAGAGGGCACGCCGCAGCGCCGCGGACACTTTACACGGGAAGAGTACAAGCTTCGGGAGCAGCTGAAGATCATGGAGGACCTGGACAAGGTCCTGCGTCAGAAACCCACCACGGTACGAGGGGTCAAAAAGCAACGGCCTAAAACAGTCTTCCACGATGACTCCGCCCTCTCCCGGAGCCCCGCCAAAGGCTTCATGG GTTCAAAACTGAATAAGGTCTACTCGCACTCCAGTGGGAATCTCGCCTCAATGGCTAACGACAGTGGGAcactctcagtcaggaagtcttCCAG TCGATCCCACTCGCCATCAAGGCTGATGTCGCCCAGTCGACTCGCAACACAGAACGGAGAAAAGGACTGGGAAAACGGCTCCACCATTTCATCTCCTGCCTCGATTCCAGAGTACACAG GTCCCAAGCTTTATAAGGAGCCAAGCTTCAAGTCCAACAAGTTCATCATCCACAATGCCATCTCTCGCTGCTGCCTGGCAGGGAAGGTCAACGAACCTCAGAAAAACAAGATTGTGGAG GAAATGGAGAAGAGCAGCGCAAACCACTTCCTCATCCTTTTCCGGGACTCCAGCTGCCAGTTCCGGGCCGTCTACACCATGAACCCCGAGACTGAGGAGATGGTTCGCCTGACTGGCATTGGCCCGCGGGTCATCAGCCCCTCTATGGTGGAGTCCATTTACAAATACAGCTCGGACCGCAAACAGTTCACCGCCATCCCGTCCAAGACCATGTCCATGAGCGTGGACGCGTTCACCATCCCCGGACACTTGTGGCAGAGCAAGCGTCCAGGGACCCCCAAGAAACCCGGAACTCCCAAATAA